A region of the Pricia mediterranea genome:
AAAAATCAGAATTTTTAACGTACTGCATCCAGCGATTTTCTTTTTGGTCGCTTTCGTTTTTTTTCTGATGCTCTATCCGTTTCTCCTTGAGTACTATTTCCCTTTCTTCAACACTACGCTAAAGGTCAGGGCTATTTTGATAGTCTATCTAGTCATTTTCGTTTTAGCTGCCCATTGGGCGCCAAATTATCTTTTGCTGAAGACATTTCCCAATCTAAAGGACATGGTCGCCCAAGTGCGAATGGATATAAAGCACTGGAAACGGGCTTTCTACTTATTTTTTCTGTCGGGCGTCGCCTTGTATCTCTACATTTACTTTTTTCAGATGGGTACGATTCCCATTTTCTTGGATGACCTTGAAAGTGCGCGGGTGGGGGCCAAAGCGGGATTGGGAAAATACATCCTTATCGGAAACGCACTGATTAGCGTAAGCTTGGTCTATCGCTTTGCGGTCGAAAAATTCGTGTTGGGCAAAATCAAACCTATTTCGGTTGTCTATCTCTTGATCGGTGTATTTTTCGTAATGGGTATCGGATTTCGAGGTCCCGCTGCCTATCTGGTGGTCAGTTGTTTCTTGGCCTACCTCATTTTCACTCAAAAATATCTGAACGAACAGGGAATATCTTTTCGTTACATTTTGACGGGAATCATATTTATCATTTTCCTATCCCTGTTAGGATATTATCGGCATACAGGTCAAATTTCGTACCGGGCAATTGGCTCTACGGCATGGACTACAGCGGTCAACGTAAGCAATCTTGCCGACATTGTTCACAATACCGATAAAGAAGGTGAATTCTACTATGGGCAGACGGTCTTAAATGATTTAGGGATGACTGTCGGCTTGCACGAACGTGGTTTTACCGGGGTCATTCTTAAAGAAAAATACCAATTGGAATTTGAAGGAGAAGGCATGACCATCACTTCTCCTGGGGAAGCGTACATGAATTTTGGTTGGTTCGGTATTATTTTGCACGCTGCCTTTCTGGGTACCCTGGCAGGATTTGTTTACGAAATCATAATACGTAGCGGTAAACTGAGTTGGTTCGTAATCCTTGTTCTTTTCAGTTTGAATTTTTCCCGTTTAGCAGTGGGCGGAATCGTGGCACCTGGCCTCTTCTTTTTGGTGCCTCAATTGATACTTTGTGCCGTATTTATCTTTATTGCAAAATTGAAAATTTAATCATGAAAGTATTATTCCAATCCAGAAGCAATCTGTACTCGGCACCCGGCGGAGATACCACTCAAATCGAAAAAACCAAGGAGCACCTCGAAAAGTTAGGGGTTGAGGTCGATATTAGTATAGAGCTAGAGCCCGACTTAACGGGTTATGACCTAGTTCATCTTTTTAACCTAATGGACCCTCAGGAGCTTTATATGCAGATAAAACATGCCAAAAAGCACGATAAAAAGGTGGCGCTTTCTACGATTTACGGGCTGTACACCGAATTTGAACGTAAAGCAAGGGGCGGGTTTGCACAAAAGGTGGCGAACGTTCTTTCTCCATATACGATAAACTACATCAAGACCTTTTTAAGACATCTCAAAGACGGACGAATGAACAAAGGGGTGTATTATATGCTCTATAGGGGATACTATCATCTGGCCAAAAAAGTGACCGAACAAGTTGATGTGTTCCTGCCCAATTCCCTGTCCGAAATGGAGAGGGTGGCCCGGGAATATAAGCTGTCGGATTATAAGTTTGAAGTAGTGCCCAACGCCGTAGACACAAAGTTGTTCGATCCAAATAAAGTTTCTCTCACCGATTTGGACGAAGACTTGCTGCGATTTAAAGATTGTATATTGTCGGTCGCCCGGATCGAAGGAAGAAAATCAACCTTGAACTTAATAAAGGCAGTAGGAGATCGCTATCCGCTTGTACTCATCGGCAATGAGACGAAAAACGACAAGACCTTCACTGACGCTTGCCATGCCGCCGCAGGTGATAACGTCTATTTTACGGGTCCGATTCCACATGACAAGCTACCCATCTATTACAAACTGGCCAAGGTGCATGCGCTGATCAGTTGGATGGAAACCCCGGGCCTCTCCTCCTTAGAGGCCGGTGCCATGGAAACCAATATTGTAATTACCGAGAAAGGAGATACCCGCGACTATTTCGAGGATTTTGCTTTTTACTGCGAGCCAGACGATGTGGCATCAATAAGCGACGCTATCGATAAAGCGTACCAAGCGCCTTTTGAAATGAAACTGAAAGACAAGATCCTGGCGGAGTATATTTGGGAAGAGACAGCCAAAAAAACACTGGAGGGCTATCAAAAAGCTTAGGGTTACGCCTATTTCGATGATACAACATGTTCATGGGGCGTGTTTTCCTACCTCGTTCACCGTATCCAAAATATAAGGCAGACGTCTTTCTACAACCCCAAGTATGACAACATCGGGATCGACCTGGTCTACCCAATACATGTCAACCGGACTTTTTCCGACGTAAACGACCTTTGAATAGTGAAGGGATAAAAATTGAATCAGTGCAGCCCCGTAAGAATCCCTAAAGACCAGGGCCGTTTTATCATTGCCACAATTCTCATTTAAGGTGACCGTTGCATTTTGGTAGATCCCTGTAGGTGCAACGAAACGATATGCCTTGTTACCGTCTTTTAAACGGTAGTTCGGCTTTTCGTCATAGTAATCCATTCCATCTATGCCTAAAAGATTGGTCAAATCACCTTCTCTTATCTTGATGTACGATACCTCAAAGGCTTCTTTAGGAAATGGAGATAGCCCTAGTTCGTCATAGGTCTGCTCGCAGAAAGCACGGTAAGCCCCATAGGCACCATTTAGATTCCAATGCGAATCGAATTTGAAGTACAATTGGTCTTCTTGCTTTTCTTTCAATAGATGCTTCCTAACGTCGAAAAGAGACATTCCCTTTTCATCAAAGTATTCAACGGCCTGATCGGCCAGTGAAGTTTCGCCTTGAATCTGCACTTTCATGGTAAAAGGAAGTAGCTCGTTGTAAATAGTATGTTTGTTAGGCCAAAATCCGACAACATAATCCATACCGCGTGCGGCAAGCTGCTGTTTTAGCTTGAATTGCTTGGAAAAACCGTTTTCAAGCTGCTTTAACGAAGCAAGGTTGGTATGGGAATAACTTGAATAAATACCACCGTCAATTGCGTTGTGTTCATTGAAAAACAAAAAACCCTGTTTACCAAATTGCACTAGTTCGGGCTGTGGCGAATCCCTGAAAACACCGATTTTCAGTTTGCTTGCCCAGTTGATTATGGTGGGTCGCAGTCCGAAATTGTCATTATAATAGGCTTCGTATTCTTTGGGGAAACTTTGGTTGAACGTCCATTCAGGCATTGGGCTCAATTCCCGTTTCTCCTTGCTTTCGGCTTTTTGACCAGCTCCTAGCAGCTGCACTATCGGTGGCGTAGCAATAATCACGATGAATGTGGCGATATAAAAACTAGGGCTCGGACTTTTTGACCTTGAAACCTTCAAATAGTTGGAGATAAAGGCCGCAACGGCAAAGACCAACGCGAAAATAATGGCCACAGTCTTATCTACCAGAGGCTGTGCTTCGGCTAATTTCTTGATTGTCGGGGTGAGGTTGAAATTAGAAATAAAGAAAGGGTCATAGCTATTTGAGACGATTTTTGTAAAGAATTTGCCATCCTTTTCAGAGATGTGCACATTTTTTAAAAAAGACTCCGAAATAGGGTAAGAAAATGAGTGGTCAGGTGTTTTCAAGCGAGCCTCTTGAATGTGCAGGGGCGACTGCCCCCTATTATTGCCGATATCGATACGCAATTTAGAAATGGTCGTGTCGAGAGGTAGAACAAAATCGATGACCTGAGGTTTATCGCTTCCATTTACCTCCGAGATTATGCTATGCTTCTCATTGAAACCACTGTCGCCCTCGGATAAATAGAACACCTGAAACTTGTCGTTCTGTAAGACCGTAGCCGTCAGGGACAAGGTCATTTCGGAGGGTCCTTCCCCCGTCATACCCATAATTAAGCGTGTTGCAACGAAAATCGATAGTGCTACCAGTACCGTGAACGAGTATTTCTTTACCATACTAGAATCTAAAATAAATGAATGGATTGTAGGTTGTCTGCGCAAGCTCCAACAGCGAGAGTATAAAAAGTGACACGTAAATTACATGTTCCATCGCAAAAGCCCAATTCTGATTGGGTAACCTCATGGCCAGATACTTGACTGCGCCCGCCCGTAAAGGTGCCGAGAAGAGCACTCCTAAGATGATGACCATTAAAGTGTAGGTATTGAGGAAAAGATATGGATACTCATAAGTACCTTTGGTAAAAGCGAACATGGTCTCAATATAACCTATGGCATAACCTAAATCTTCGGCTCGAAAAATGACCCAACCCACCATAACGACGAGCAATAAATAAAACCGCTTCAAGAAATTCAAACGCTCGGGCAAGCTGAAGAGGTCCATGCGTTCAACAATAAGAAAGAAACCGTGGAACATACCCCAAACGATAAAATTCCAGCTTGCCCCGTGCCAAAGGCCTGTCAAGAAGAACACAATCAAAAGATTGACATAGGTTCGGATTTTTCCCTTACGGTTTCCGCCCAATGGAATATAGAGATAGTCCCTGAACCAAGTAGAGAGCGATATATGCCACCGACGCCAGAATTCCTGTACTGATCGTGAAATGTACGGATGGTCGAAGTTCTCCTTAAAATTGAACCCGAACATTTTCCCAAGACCAATGGCCATATCCGAATACCCCGAAAAATCATAATAGATCTGCAGGGTGTAGCAGAGTATGCCGATCCATGCCAATGGAGACGACAGTTCATCGACCGCCCCCCCAAAAACCTTATCGGCGATCAGACCCACATTGTTGGCGATTATTATCTTTTTTGCAAAACCGGTCAAGAATCTCGTAATACCGGTCTTGAATAGTGCAGGGGTTACCTTTCGTTTTTCAATTTCTTTCGAAATATCAACATATCTCACAATCGGACCTGCAATAAGTTGCGGAAAAAGTGCAATGTACATGCCGAGGTTGACAATACTTTCTTGGCCTTTTACAGTACCCCGATGAACATCTACTAAATAGGAAATACTTTGGAAGGTAAAAAAGGAAATACCTATGGGTAAGGTGACCCCAGAGATGTCAATATTAAAATGTAGGCCAATACTTTCAAGGTTTTCAACAATAAAATGTATGTATTTATAGTAGGCCAGCACCAGTAGATTTAGCCCTACACCGACACCTAACAGTATCTTGGAAACTATTGGGCGATGCTTATCCTTATTCGTAGAAATTGCTATGCCGACAACGTAGTTGACGGCTATAGAGCCCATCATCAGCAATACTAATAAGCCTTCGCCCCATGCATAGAAAAAGAGACTTGCTAGGAGCAGGAAAAGATTTCTAAGCTTGTTTTGCAACAAGAAATAGATGGCAAGAACGAGGGGAAGAAATAAAAAGATAAAGACGGTGGAACTGAAAACCATAGGCTACTTAATAGGTTAAAGCTATCGGACGACACCGACCGGTATATTGGTTGATCTATGAAACGGGTCAGAAAATAACATAGGTGGACTCCGTCTCCTATTTTATCTAAGGCTCACTTTTATAGGACTTCATATCAGTATTTCGCCATCGATGCAAAAGATAGGAGGTAAAGAAAACAAAAAACACAGAACCCCATTGTCGGATCATAAACGATTCTGTCATTCCGAATAGCAACATAATGGTAAAAAAGAACAAAAGTAAAGTATCCTTTTTCCTGATACCAATATAAAGGATACGAGCATAAATGAGTAAAAGAATCAATAAGCCCAAATAACCGAGGTCAAGCGTAGTTTGTAAAAATTGATTGTGTGCATTGTATGCTTCGACGACCTGGACTGCGTCTCCACCAATCTCTTTCTCATAGCAATCGGTCAGCAAACGGGAAGAATTATTAATTCCAGTTCCAAAAAACCCGGCAGTTTTGATGTGTTGCCAACTACATTCCCAAGAAAGCATCCTGCTGTAAATGCCATTATTGTAATTGACTTGGTCGTTCAGGTCTATTTGAATTACTTCCTTAAACTTGCTCTGAACAATCGGTCGGTTTGCCATCCATATCGTCGTTAAAACGAAAAAAGCAATGAACCCTATTAAAAACTTCCGCCCTCCTTTCTTCTTTAGATAGGCAATAATAAAGAAGACGGTCAATACGAGAGCCACGATAATGCTTGTACGGTTATAGAACACTGCCAGGCTGAAAAAGAGAAAAGGGATAAAAAAATAGTATTCCAATTTGACTACATTTGCCGTAATCAATTCGGAATATAGTATCGCCAAGGTAAAACAGACGAAGATGGCCAAATAGTTCAATTGCAAATCAATTATTTCGGTGGGGTCATGATAGTAAAAAATGTAGCCTTTGCTGCGGATATAGGTTGTTATAATGGATATAAGACATGCAGCAATCACGGTGTACACGAAGACGAAGAGCATCCGCTTTTGATATTTGATGAATGAAAGAGAAAAAGGAATCAATACCAAGGGTAAGTACTTGACCAGGGTCGAGGCACTCTGGGGTTGTTCGATTACGAGAAGGTTGACTGCCAAAATGAAATAATATAAAAAGAACAACAGTGCAGATGGCGAGAAATGTGGGAGAAACCGCTGTCGTGGCGAAAACAGGTACAGCGCGGACAAAACTGCTACGGCGTAAGAGTTGATGTTATATACCCTCGCGAAGGGAATGCTAGCCACTAAGAAAAAGAGTGCTATAGTTTTAATTTTATCTAGTGACACGTACTTTGGTTTGAAGACGAAATTAAAGATTTAAATGAAGGATTTTCCCTTTTAAGCCTGCAAAAGAAACTTAACCTCCCAGACTTTCCGCCTGAAAATCACAAAAGACTTGAAAAAAAACCAAAAAACACGAGTGGCCATTATCGGAACGGTAGGCATCCCGGCCAAATACGGCGGGTTCGAAACCTTGGCCGAAAACTTAGTCGCACAACTTGGAAACAGGTATGAGTTTACCGTGTACTGCAGTGCGCCGAGTTACATCGGCCAACGAAAAGAAAGCTATTTAGGGGCGCGGTTGAAGTACATCCCCCTAAAGGCCAACGGAAAGTCAAGTATCATTTATGATGCCCTATCTATTGTTCAGGCTCTTTTCTTTGCGGACGTAATTCTGATACTGGGGGTAAGCGGGGCATTTATGATTCCGGTTATTAGATGGTTTACCAAGAAGCGTGTGATCACGAACATTGATGGCTTGGAGTGGAAGAGAGACAAATGGGGCGGGACGGCGAAAAAATATTTAAAATGGCAGGAGAAGATTGCGATAAAATACAGTAATAGTATTGTGGTGGATAACAAAGGTATAGAGGACCATGTGATGAAAGAGTACGGATTGCCGAGCAACCTTATTGCCTACGGCGCCAACCACGTTTATAAAAAGCGATTAGGCGAAGCTGTTAAAAACGAGCTTCGACTGCCCGATAGTTTTGCCTTCAAGGTCTGCCGAATTGAACCGGAAAATAACATCCATATAATTTTGAACGCCTTCGGAGAAACCGACTTTGATTTCGTGATGGTTGGCAATTGGAGCAACAGCGAATACGGTAAGCTATTAAAAGAAAAACATGATAGCAGCAACAACTTATACCTGTTGGACCCCATATATGAGCCGGACAAATTGAACGCTTTGCGGTCTAACTGTTCTTTGTATGTTCATGGTCATAGTGCCGGCGGTACAAATCCTTCATTGGTCGAGGCAATGTATTTGGAGCTTCCAATTGTGGCATTTGATGTTAATTACAATCGGTATACCACGGATAATGAAGCTCTTTACTTTAGTACGAAGAACGATTTGACTCAGCTATTGAATAGCGAATTGATGAAAGTCGATAACTTGAAATCCATAGGTAAAAAAATGAAAAACATCGCGATAAGAAAGTATACTTGGAAAGTTATTGGCGAGGCTTACGAACAATTGTTCTCAGCTTAATTTCAAAGTTTTCTTAAAGTCGAATTCCTACTATTTCCATCCAAATTCCGGTTGTTGGTTTAACTTTTGCTACTTTTAAGAAATAAATAGTCGATTTGTTTTTTCTAGAGACCGCCATATCACTTTTTATAGGTGCCTTCCTTCTTACCTATTTGACGATACCGAAGATTATCAGTGTTGTCGAGTACAAAAGATTGATGGACAACCCTAATAAGAGAAGTTCCCACAAGTTGGGAACTCCCACTTTAGGGGGTGTGTCTTTTTTTTATGTTCTTATTTTCGCGCTTTTTTTTATCAATGGCCGAGACGTCTTCGACGAAGGAATGTACATTATTCCGGGACTTACCATCCTCTTTATAGTAGGATTGAAAGACGACCTAGTGGTCATCTCTCCCGGTGCAAAACTTTTATCCCAAGTTTTCGCCATTGTCTTTATTCTTGCAAACCCCAGTTTCACCATCCACTCTCTTAACGGCTTCCTGAACATCAATGAGATACCTTATTACCTATATCTGATCATTGGAGGATTCATGATGATTACAATTATTAATTCGTACAACCTAATTGACGGTATAGATGGTCTGGCGTCGGTGGTTGGCATCGTAATTTTGGTAATTTATACCACTATATTCTATTTGACCGAAGAATATTTTTTCGCTTTGCTAGCTATAGCTCTGAATGCCAGTCTAATGGCCTTTTTAGGGTTTAACCTATCTTCCGATAAAAAGATTTTTATGGGCGATACGGGTTCGTTAATCGTGGGGTTTATCATTAGCATCCTTACTTTGAAGTTTTTGGCATTGCGTCCCGTAGTGTATACCGATCTTCCGTTTTTACTTGAAAATGCACCTCTGATCGCCATAAGCATCCTGATTGTGCCGTTGTTTGACACGGCGCGGGTATTTGCTATCCGAATCGCTAATAAAAAGGGACCGTTTTCTCCCGACCGCAACCACACCCATCACGTACTTATCGATTATTGGGGGCTTACCCACAAGCAGGCCAGCTTTATCATCGGGTGTTTTAACCTGCTTTTCGTAACACTCTTTGTTGTTTTGGGCAGCACGGCAAAGAATCTGGGGATGGTGATCATGTTGGTGTCCGTAGTTATCTTTCTAGGATATATCTTTTTCAAATACAACTACAATTTTACAACCTTGAAGCAAAAGATTTTGCTGAAGCGAAAAGTCGACCGCCTGAAGACGAAGGCAAAGGAGAAAGGTCCCAAGAAGAAGAAACCGAGAAACCCTGGGAAGGATGAATCTGAAGAGGACAGGGAGCTTTAATCGTATACGATTTGCGTTGAGTCCTTTAACCACAAGGTTTGCCGAAGCGCTTTAAATTAAATCTCCCATTTTTACCTTAAATTGTGATCCCCGCATCAAACCGTCACAATTTGCAAAAAGCAAGTTTGTTATTACAACATAACCCCTATTTTTGCGCAAACCGAATTCAACACCGACACTGATGAACATCCTTATCTTGGGCGCGGGGGGACGCGAGCATACCTTAGCCTGGAAACTCCACCAAAGTCCGAAATTATCTAAGCTATACGTTGCACCGGGAAATGCCGGTACGGCATCCGTTGCCGAAAATATACCGATAAGTGTAAACGACTTTGACGCCATTAAAAAAGCAGTTCTTGAGAAACAGATTGAAATGGTGTTGGTGGGGCCGGAAGATCCCTTGGTCAACGGTATTCATGATTATTTCTTGAACGATATGGACTTGGTCTCCATTCCCGTTATCGGCCCCCAGAAAGCGGCCGCTCAGTTGGAGGGCAGTAAGGAGTTCGCTAAAAAGTTTATGGCACGGCACGATATTCCTACGGCACGCTATAAGAGCTTTACCGCAGGAACCTTGCAAGAGGGGTTCGCTTTTTTGGATTCCCTAGAACCGCCTTACGTATTAAAAGCAGATGGCCTTGCAGCCGGTAAGGGGGTTATGATATTGAGCGACCTACAACAGGCCAAGCACGAACTCGAGGCCATGCTCATCGATGCGAAATTCGGCAGTGCCAGTACTACGGTCGTTATAGAGGAGTTTCTTAGGGGCATTGAGCTGAGCGTTTTCGTACTGACCGATGGAAAGGGCTATAAGATACTGCCGACCGCAAAAGACTATAAACGTATCGGCGAGGGGGACACCGGACTGAACACAGGGGGCATGGGAGCGATTTCGCCGGTTCCATTTGCCGATGCAGCTTTTATGGACAAGGTGCATCAGCGCATCGTCAGGCCGACGATAGACGGTTTTAAAAAAGATGGATTACCCTATAGGGGATTTGTTTTTATCGGTCTGATCAAGGTAGATGACGAGCCCAAGGTAATCGAATACAACGTACGGATGGGAGATCCGGAAACCGAGGTGGTGATACCGCGTATAAAAAATGACATGGTATCCCTCTTGGAGGCTGTGGCTAATCAGGGTTTGGACTCCATCACCTTGGAAATTGAAGAGCGTGCGGCCGCCACAGTAATGTTGGTCTCCGGAGGATATCCCGAAGCGTATGAAAAAGGAAAAGCGATAACCGGCCCTGAGAAAATTAACGGCTCATTGGTGTTCCATGCGGGTACTTTAGGCGAACAAGGCAGAATCATCACAAATGGGGGACGGGTCATGGCCATCACATCCTACGGAAAGGACTTCAAAGAAGCTTTAGAGCTATCCTACAAAAATATAGCGCTTATAAAGTATGACGGAATGAACTATCGAAAAGATATCGGCTTCGACCTCTAAAATTACAGAAACGAATGCGAGCTGATCGATTTATCCTCCTCGTTATTGTCGTTGATTTTTTTGAGCTGTAACATCCAATAGATGAACCCGGCGAAACCGATGAGCATCAAAATCCAGTTGAAAAAGTTGGCGCCCCACCAACTGTCCCAGTAGCGCAACTGGTCTAACGGCCAAAACAGGTAGTTTACGAACAAATCTTCTATTCCCCTAAAAAATGAAGTCATCTTAGCTATATTTACCCTACAAAAATATGAAAAGTTGATATGATTTCCATCATTTTTGGCAAAACCAAGCCGATAAACTTCATAATCGTCTTCACGTTCCTGTTAATGTTCTATTGGGGGGTTCATTTTTTTCTGTTCGATAGAGTGTATGCACCTGACGTATTGCTGCAAAAAACCTTGGTTTTAGGAGTCTTGCTTTTCAGTATTTTTTTGGTCAATTTCATTGTAAAACGGAATAAAGTAACCGGCCCGAACTCGTTTGCCATCCTTTTTTACGCGCTCTTGATCGTAGTTTTTCCCGAAACGCTTCTCGATTCTAACGCCATTTGGAGTAGTTTTTTTCTGTTGCTGGCCATAAGACGATTGGTCAGTATGCGTTCTGAGCGCGATACCAAGTTCAAGATTTTCGATGCCACGATATGGATTCTGGTCTCAAGTCTGTTCTACGATTGGGCCATTTTGTATCTCGTCTTGGTATTTGCGGCCATTGCCTTTTACAAGCCCGAAAATTTCAGAAACTGGCTAGCACCCCTTGCAGGCCTTTTCACGGTATATCTGATAACCAAAAGTATTTTGATTTTGACGGGCAACAAAGATTTTTTGCTCGAACACTATGAGTTTCATGTTTCCCCGGATCTAGCCTATTTTTCATATTGGGGGCACAGCACCAAACTTGTTCTCTTTGCTATAGTCACGGCTTTAGCGGGGTTAATGGCGTTCATAAAATTAGGAAAATCGAATTTTGGCAGGGCGATTACCATACGGCTTATCGTATTATCTTTCGTCATCGGGTTGGTAGTGAACCTGCTCAAACTTTCGGACAACGTGTACCCCGTTATGCTCGTTTTTTTCCCTGCAGTAGTATTCTTGACCAAATACGTCGAATCGATACGCCGGGCCCATATCAAGGAAATTGCGCTGGTTGTCGCCATTATTGTCCCTTTTTTG
Encoded here:
- a CDS encoding DUF6427 family protein, which gives rise to MISIIFGKTKPINFIIVFTFLLMFYWGVHFFLFDRVYAPDVLLQKTLVLGVLLFSIFLVNFIVKRNKVTGPNSFAILFYALLIVVFPETLLDSNAIWSSFFLLLAIRRLVSMRSERDTKFKIFDATIWILVSSLFYDWAILYLVLVFAAIAFYKPENFRNWLAPLAGLFTVYLITKSILILTGNKDFLLEHYEFHVSPDLAYFSYWGHSTKLVLFAIVTALAGLMAFIKLGKSNFGRAITIRLIVLSFVIGLVVNLLKLSDNVYPVMLVFFPAVVFLTKYVESIRRAHIKEIALVVAIIVPFLMLLTGIAIR